The Sphaeramia orbicularis chromosome 16, fSphaOr1.1, whole genome shotgun sequence genome window below encodes:
- the LOC115436402 gene encoding uncharacterized protein LOC115436402 isoform X1 — MEPTGLRDVFKCITLSIAAMEDMGLVPKPSGDPLVPKPTVPEADGMQQNIPAEHLHDTEGSRTSDRDDDGASTKTSQDSAIPPPQNPLPAGTDTTLLNAEDKPKSVDLDRAGSATKKLKAKAADSTKWKQNKQKQLRMEGKAYVSKRKKDGEIVTKQPRSMGPTCTSGACKRASNRFCGQIPEEAREKVFNDFWQHMTWAQWKLYVAGHVDRDPVERSRALGVQSRRSVSLRYHLMVDGERKQVCKNMFLSTLGIGEWSVLNWAQVGPPKTRESDDITPDERQPGPQFNQHHCTPALTSNNTTLNVDVMQEYVNPTTNPPVPEGPVRKKSRVAKPLTWKQNRQKQLRMEGKPYISKRKKDGTTITKAPRTLGPPCTSIACKRASNRFCDDISEETRNELFTGFWQRMNWAQRKLYVAELVDCDPVERTRAPWTQSRRSVSMRYHLLVDGDRRQVCKRMFLSTLGIGEWSVLNWAQNATQHEKTEEKSKTQTQRKSRKASEHIVLKEFLESLPKVPSYSSGTSISKLYLEPVFSNMSEVYRHYYNHCLDNNTTPLSRQVFCAQFKKMDLGLCDPKHYQHCSLGVAGNLFNELWEEYCMERGTVGAEPEKAGGQ; from the exons atgGAACCGACGGGTCTACGAGACGTTTTCAAATGTATAACACTGT ccATTGCAGCAATGGAGGATATGGGTCTTGTTCCCAAACCCAGTGGTGATCCTCTGGTTCCCAAACCCACTGTCCCTGAGGCTGATGGGATGCAGCAGAACATTCCTGCAG AGCATCTGCACGACACCGAAGGAAGCAGGACATCTGACAGGGACGATGATGGAGCCTCCACAAAAACATCACAAGACTCAGCGATTCCACCTCCACAGAACCCACTGCCAGCAGGGACTGACACCA CACTCCTAAATGCAGAGGACAAACCTAAAAGTGTGGATTTGGACAGGGCGGGGTCTGCAACGAAGAAGCTCAAAGCCAAAGCAGCAGATTCAACAAAGTGGAAGCAAAACAAGCAGAAGCAGCTGAGGATGGAGGGAAAGGCGTATGTCAGCAAACGGAAAAAAGATGGAGAAATTGTGACAAAACAACCGAGATCAATGGGTCCAACGTGTACCTCAGGCGCTTGTAAGAGAGCTTCAAACCGATTTTGTGGCCAAATACCAGAAGAGGCCAGAGAGAAGGTGTTTAATGATTTCTGGCAGCACATGACCTGGGCCCAGTGGAAACTATATGTGGCAGGACACGTTGACCGGGACCCCGTGGAAAGGTCTCGGGCTCTAGGGGTTCAGTCGAGAAGATCAGTTTCACTTCGGTACCACCTGATGGTGGACGGTGAAAGGAAGCAGGTGTGTAAAAACATGTTCCTGTCCACACTGGGGATCGGAGAGTGGTCTGTGCTGAACTGGGCCCAGGTAGGACCACCCAAAACCAGGGAATCAGATGACATCACACCAGACGAGAGGCAGCCTGGCCCCCAGTTTAACCAACATCACTGTACTCCAGCTCTGACCAGTAACAACACGACGCTCAATGTGGATGTAATGCAGG aaTATGTCAATCCAACAACTAACCCACCAGTGCCAGAGGGGCCTGTTAGAAAGAAATCCAGAGTGGCTAAGCCCCTAACATGGAAGCAAAACCGGCAGAAACAGCTGAGGATGGAGGGAAAACCGTACATCAGCAAACGGAAGAAAGATGGCACAACCATAACCAAAGCTCCAAGGACACTGGGGCCCCCATGCACATCCATCGCCTGTAAAAGAGCATCCAATCGCTTCTGTGACGACATCAGCGAAGAAACAAGAAATGAGCTTTTTACTGGTTTCTGGCAGCGCATGAACTGGGCTCAGAGGAAGCTCTATGTGGCTGAACTGGTCGACTGTGATCCGGTGGAAAGAACCCGAGCCCCGTGGACTCAGTCCAGAAGATCAGTTTCAATGCGGTATCATTTGCTAGTAGATGGAGACAGAAGGCAGGTTTGTAAGAGGATGTTCCTGTCTACTCTGGGAATCGGAGAGTGGTCGGTGCTCAACTGGGCCCAAAACGCAACCCAGCacgaaaaaacagaggaaaagagTAAGACGCAAACGCAAAGGAAGTCACGGAAAGCTTCAGAACATATAGTCCTGAAGGAGTTCTTGGAGAGCTTACCCAAAGTGCCCTCATACTCCTCTGGCACATCCATATCTAAACTGTACCTGGAACCAGTGTTCTCAAACATGTCTGAGGTGTACAGGcattactacaaccactgcttaGACAACAACACAACTCCGCTGTCCCGCCAGGTGTTTTGTGCTCAGTTTAAAAAGATGGATTTGGGATTGTGCGACCCTAAACATTATCAACATTGTTCTTTGGGGGTGGCAGGAAACTTGTTTAATGAACTCTGGGAAGAATACTGCATGGAAAGAGGGACAGTAGGAGCAGAACCAGAGAAAGCAGGTGGACAGTAA
- the LOC115436402 gene encoding uncharacterized protein LOC115436402 isoform X2 — protein MEDMGLVPKPSGDPLVPKPTVPEADGMQQNIPAEHLHDTEGSRTSDRDDDGASTKTSQDSAIPPPQNPLPAGTDTTLLNAEDKPKSVDLDRAGSATKKLKAKAADSTKWKQNKQKQLRMEGKAYVSKRKKDGEIVTKQPRSMGPTCTSGACKRASNRFCGQIPEEAREKVFNDFWQHMTWAQWKLYVAGHVDRDPVERSRALGVQSRRSVSLRYHLMVDGERKQVCKNMFLSTLGIGEWSVLNWAQVGPPKTRESDDITPDERQPGPQFNQHHCTPALTSNNTTLNVDVMQEYVNPTTNPPVPEGPVRKKSRVAKPLTWKQNRQKQLRMEGKPYISKRKKDGTTITKAPRTLGPPCTSIACKRASNRFCDDISEETRNELFTGFWQRMNWAQRKLYVAELVDCDPVERTRAPWTQSRRSVSMRYHLLVDGDRRQVCKRMFLSTLGIGEWSVLNWAQNATQHEKTEEKSKTQTQRKSRKASEHIVLKEFLESLPKVPSYSSGTSISKLYLEPVFSNMSEVYRHYYNHCLDNNTTPLSRQVFCAQFKKMDLGLCDPKHYQHCSLGVAGNLFNELWEEYCMERGTVGAEPEKAGGQ, from the exons ATGGAGGATATGGGTCTTGTTCCCAAACCCAGTGGTGATCCTCTGGTTCCCAAACCCACTGTCCCTGAGGCTGATGGGATGCAGCAGAACATTCCTGCAG AGCATCTGCACGACACCGAAGGAAGCAGGACATCTGACAGGGACGATGATGGAGCCTCCACAAAAACATCACAAGACTCAGCGATTCCACCTCCACAGAACCCACTGCCAGCAGGGACTGACACCA CACTCCTAAATGCAGAGGACAAACCTAAAAGTGTGGATTTGGACAGGGCGGGGTCTGCAACGAAGAAGCTCAAAGCCAAAGCAGCAGATTCAACAAAGTGGAAGCAAAACAAGCAGAAGCAGCTGAGGATGGAGGGAAAGGCGTATGTCAGCAAACGGAAAAAAGATGGAGAAATTGTGACAAAACAACCGAGATCAATGGGTCCAACGTGTACCTCAGGCGCTTGTAAGAGAGCTTCAAACCGATTTTGTGGCCAAATACCAGAAGAGGCCAGAGAGAAGGTGTTTAATGATTTCTGGCAGCACATGACCTGGGCCCAGTGGAAACTATATGTGGCAGGACACGTTGACCGGGACCCCGTGGAAAGGTCTCGGGCTCTAGGGGTTCAGTCGAGAAGATCAGTTTCACTTCGGTACCACCTGATGGTGGACGGTGAAAGGAAGCAGGTGTGTAAAAACATGTTCCTGTCCACACTGGGGATCGGAGAGTGGTCTGTGCTGAACTGGGCCCAGGTAGGACCACCCAAAACCAGGGAATCAGATGACATCACACCAGACGAGAGGCAGCCTGGCCCCCAGTTTAACCAACATCACTGTACTCCAGCTCTGACCAGTAACAACACGACGCTCAATGTGGATGTAATGCAGG aaTATGTCAATCCAACAACTAACCCACCAGTGCCAGAGGGGCCTGTTAGAAAGAAATCCAGAGTGGCTAAGCCCCTAACATGGAAGCAAAACCGGCAGAAACAGCTGAGGATGGAGGGAAAACCGTACATCAGCAAACGGAAGAAAGATGGCACAACCATAACCAAAGCTCCAAGGACACTGGGGCCCCCATGCACATCCATCGCCTGTAAAAGAGCATCCAATCGCTTCTGTGACGACATCAGCGAAGAAACAAGAAATGAGCTTTTTACTGGTTTCTGGCAGCGCATGAACTGGGCTCAGAGGAAGCTCTATGTGGCTGAACTGGTCGACTGTGATCCGGTGGAAAGAACCCGAGCCCCGTGGACTCAGTCCAGAAGATCAGTTTCAATGCGGTATCATTTGCTAGTAGATGGAGACAGAAGGCAGGTTTGTAAGAGGATGTTCCTGTCTACTCTGGGAATCGGAGAGTGGTCGGTGCTCAACTGGGCCCAAAACGCAACCCAGCacgaaaaaacagaggaaaagagTAAGACGCAAACGCAAAGGAAGTCACGGAAAGCTTCAGAACATATAGTCCTGAAGGAGTTCTTGGAGAGCTTACCCAAAGTGCCCTCATACTCCTCTGGCACATCCATATCTAAACTGTACCTGGAACCAGTGTTCTCAAACATGTCTGAGGTGTACAGGcattactacaaccactgcttaGACAACAACACAACTCCGCTGTCCCGCCAGGTGTTTTGTGCTCAGTTTAAAAAGATGGATTTGGGATTGTGCGACCCTAAACATTATCAACATTGTTCTTTGGGGGTGGCAGGAAACTTGTTTAATGAACTCTGGGAAGAATACTGCATGGAAAGAGGGACAGTAGGAGCAGAACCAGAGAAAGCAGGTGGACAGTAA
- the tap1 gene encoding antigen peptide transporter 1 translates to MQKMSCFFPLLFVCLDVCVVHFIRLAQHSPLLLSCPFVTLWGGGLTRASILLFLSSTYPRAMPWMSSSEGLHSLGVLCFHFPAYTSVLWMLGRPVMEELWGWHSWERVLQGYVVTVVAWLYWTRYVSSFLVSWARYISSWFTNVSAEKPKEDDSGASLKRLLGYMQPYVGRFIFVLVLVFLSSYGEMAIPQYTGQVANWIMNEESPDAFTEAITVMTLMTLASAVLEFICDLTYNITMSRIHASVQGVVFQAVLKQEIAFFESTTTGELVSRITTDTNDMSEALSEKLSLLMWYAARFGFLLFFMVSQSWKMTLLTCMGLPIIWIIPELTGHFHQTMARKVQESLAKANQVATETFSNMKTVRSFANEDGETARYRKRLEETYSLNKREAVAYATSTWASSMTTLALKVFILYYGGTLVTGGSVTSGGLVSFVLYELQFASAVEAVMRYYPEVKKAIGASEKIFEYLDRKPQVPPDGTLEPKNLKGHIQFQNVSFSYAGKTEEKSLVLKDVSFEIKPGQTTALVGLNRSGKSTCVKLLERFYQPQSGVILLDGKPLDKYKDQYLHDKISVVSQDCLLFARSVKENIKYGCEEASDDDMYEAARRACAHDFIDKLSNGYNTDAGEKGGQVSGGQKQRIAIARALIRRPKVLILDNATSDLDVENEYQVHQHLLNQNDHCSVLLISNKMGVVEKADHIIVLDNGMVKEEGRHNELMEKHGLYADLVEKQNTGFQRKGEDMNSTE, encoded by the exons ATGCAGAAGATGAGCTGCTTCTTCCCcttgctgtttgtgtgtctggatgtgtgtgtggtcCATTTCATCCGTCTGGCTCAACACTCACCCCTGCTCCTCTCCTGTCCCTTCGTCACCCTGTGGGGAGGAGGTCTCACCAGGGCCAGCATCCTCCTGTTCCTCTCCTCCACCTACCCTAGAGCCATGCCGTGGATGAGCAGCTCTGAGGGGCTCCACAGTTTAGGGGTCCTTTGCTTCCACTTCCCAGCGTACACCAGTGTCCTCTGGATGCTGGGTCGGCCTGTGATGGAGGAGCTTTGGGGGTGGCACTCATGGGAGAGA GTGTTACAGGGTTACGTGGTGACAGTTGTGGCCTGGCTCTACTGGACTCGATATGTCTCATCTTTTTTGGTTTCCTGGGCTCGTTACATCTCATCCTGGTTTACAAACGTTTCCGCTGAAAAACCCAAAGAGGATGACTCCGGTGCTTCTCTGAAGAGGCTGCTGGGATACATGCAGCCTTATGTGGGACGCTTTATTTTTGTGCTGGTTCTTGTGTTTCTTTCTTCATACG GGGAAATGGCGATTCCTCAGTACACCGGACAAGTGGCCAACTGGATCATGAATGAAGAATCACCTGATGCATTCACAGAGGCCATCACAGTCATGACACTGATGACTCTGGCAAG TGCTGTTCTGGAGTTTATATGTGACCTGACGTACAACATCACCATGAGCCGTATTCATGCCTCAGTGCAGGGAGTCGTCTTCCAGGCTGTGTTAAAACAGGAGATCGCCTTTTTTGAGTCTACGACGACAG GTGAACTGGTGTCGCGAATCACCACAGATACCAACGATATGAGTGAAGCTCTGAGTGAGAAGCTCAGTCTGTTGATGTGGTACGCGGCACGTTTCGGCTTCCTCTTATTCTTCATGGTGAGCCAGTCCTGGAAAATGACGCTGCTCACCTGTATGGGCCTGCCCATCATCTGGATCATTCCTGAGCTCACTGGACACTTTCACCAG ACTATGGCCAGAAAGGTTCAGGAATCTCTGGCCAAAGCAAACCAGGTGGCCACAGAGACCTTCTCCAACATGAAGACAGTGAGGAGTTTTGCCAATGAAGATGGTGAGACAGCGAGATACAGGAAGAGGCTGGAGGAAACTTACAGCCTGAACAAAAGGGAGGCAGTAGCCTATGCAACTTCTACATGGGCCAGCAGT ATGACAACTTTGGCCCTGAAGGTGTTCATTCTATACTACGGAGGGACCCTAGTGACTGGGGGAAGTGTAACCAGTGGAGGCCTGGTGTCTTTTGTCCTCTATGAGCTACAGTTTGCCTCAGCTGTTGAG GCCGTCATGCGTTACTACCCAGAGGTGAAGAAGGCAATCGGTGCCTCTGAGAAGATCTTTGAATATTTGGATCGGAAACCTCAAGTACCTCCAGATGGTACTTTGGAGCCCAAAAACCTTAAGGGACATATTCAGTTCCAAAATGTGTCATTTTCATACGCAGGCAAGACAGAGGAAAAGAGCCTTGTGCTCAAG GATGTGTCTTTTGAAATAAAGCCTGGTCAAACCACTGCCCTGGTGGGACTCAACAGATCAGGGAAGTCCACATGTGTCAAACTACTGGAGAGGTTTTACCAGCCTCAGTCAGGGGTGATTCTGCTGGATGGGAAACCACTGGACAAATACAAAGACCAGTACCTCCATGATAAG ATTTCTGTGGTGAGCCAAGATTGTTTGCTGTTTGCGCGCTCTGTGAAGGAGAACATCAAGTATGGCTGTGAGGAAGCGTCCGATGACGATATGTACGAAGCTGCCAGGCGGGCTTGTGCTCACGACTTCATCGATAAGCTGTCAAACGGATACAACACAG ATGCTGGGGAGAAGGGAGGCCAGGTTTCTGGAGGACAAAAGCAACGCATCGCCATCGCCAGAGCTTTGATCAGACGTCCCAAAGTCCTGATATTAGACAACGCCACCAGTGACCTGGACGTAGAGAATGAGTATCAG GTTCACCAGCATCTGTTAAACCAGAATGACCACTGCTCAGTGCTGCTCATATCGAATAAGATGGGAGTGGTGGAGAAGGCGGATCATATAATCGTCCTTGACAATGGGATGGTGAAGGAGGAGGGAAGGCACAATGAGTTGATGGAGAAGCACGGCCTTTATGCTGATCTTGTCGAAAAACAGAATACAGGCTTTCAGAGAAAAGGAGAGGACATGAACAGCACTGAATGA